TCAATAGCAGGGTTTTAATACTGCTTCATTTGAATAAGGCCCACGCACTCATGGGAAGGCATTAAGGCAACTGCTCTGTCACTTCTTGGGCTTGGTTGTTATTTGCTTGTTGTAGTCCACAGATCTATTCGGTTGATCTTTTGGGTGAAAGGGAGTGATCAGGCGTGACTCGTCGCGTTGTGTTTTTCTTTTGACGCTCGTGTTTCAGCACACAGGACGATATGGAATCAGAGCGATCGTGTGTAGGCCCCCCCCCCGCCAGTGTCTCATGTGCTGTATAATTCAATAAGGCTTCAGCTTGAATGTTTCGCAGGCTGGCCACACAGCAGTATGTGGAATGTGCAGGTGAAATGCAGTGGAGTATGTTGGCATTAGGACAGAACGCATTAGCGAATGAAATAAGTGATGTTCAAAGCTCGACGGTGTGCTAAAGAGCTCAAGTTGAATTGGATTTAAGTGGGCTCTAGCAAGACTGGATAATCAAATAGAAAGCACCCTCTAGTTCCAGCTGTCAGCAATCAtacgcatcatcatcatcatcagcagcagcaCACTAACTCACTGTTTAGTTTTAGCCCGCCATTTTATTACCTCAGAGATTTACATAGACAATAAACAGATGACAAACTGTATTTATTCTTCCCTTTCATTTTGTAATCATTGATTACTTTCATCTCCTTCCAAAAGGCATTGTACTGTAATCAAAACTACAGTGAATCCTCTGTAAAGATTGTACTTTAAATCAAAACCGCAGGGAATTCTCTGTAATGAATGACTTGCCTGTTTTTTTTTAGATTACAGGCCAACCCTGCAGATCCTCACAGTACCATTCAGGGTTAGTTATGAGCTGCATGTTTTTGTAGTTTTTTTCAGACCACGATGACCAGAGACAACTGGGTGTAAAGGAGTTATTGCTCGAGACGGATCTTTCTCAACCCCTTCTCTTTATGCATAGCTGCTCTTTCTACCCAGCAAGAGAGAGGGCTATGCAGGAGGCTATGCAGGAGGGGGTTTGTCCTTTTGTGTCTTGCTGAGAGCCCTTGAGAGGTGCTGAATGCTTGAAGAGGATCCCACAGGTACCCTGACCCATTCCCTCCTCAAGGTCACTGTCTAATAGAGTATATGAGGGGAAAACCTGGCAGAAAGAGGCCCTGTGAGGATGAGTATTATCATGCCTGGCCTGTAGGCTGTGGGATCCAGGCAGGCTCTCAGTCTCCAGCCTTGGACCAGATGTTCCTAGAGTGTTCCAGTCTGGTCCAGACTCCACCATGCTGCCCTGCCCCCAGAACATGCCAACCATGTTAGTGGAATTAAAGTAGACAGCTTTGAACTGTGGAGGATGGGGGGCTGGGCTAACCCATGCCATTGAACCCATCTGGAGAAGCTGTGCTCTGTTCACCACGGAGGGAAGGATCTGGTTTTCATTTTTTAAAGCAAAACTACAAGTTACACATTACAACCACAACACTCTTAATTGAATCAAACTGGCCAGGGCGTGTGATGGATAGCAGATGGATTGATGGGAGAAACCACTCAGGGGGAACCTACAGGATGTCATGTGTGAAACCATTAGAATAATCTGGACACAGAATGTCATGGCTAATGCAAATCCTATCCAAATGGTGCAGTTTCCCTGTCAGACTGTAGAGAGCTCTCAAACCCACCATTACAGCAGTACAGGTAGGCTGTTACACAACCTAAAGGCTGGACGATCAAAGAGAAGGATCAAAGTATGTGATGTGACCGTATGCTGTATGCTGACTGTGCTCTCCTGTTCTTTCAGctcaggaatgtgtgtgtgtaagacggGAGTGTACGGGCCCAAGTGTGACGAGTGCCACCCAGGCTTCTTCCGTTTCAGCAGCACTGGGTGCCAACCCTGTCAGTGCAACAGCCTTACTAACTACTGCCACCCGCAATCGGGTGAGTAATCCACTACACCACACCTTCTATCTACAAACCACAACAATCaccctttcaaatcaaatcaaaaagtttatttgtcacgtgtgctgaatacaacaggtgtaggtagaccttacagtgaaatgcttacttacaggctctaaccaatagtgcaaaaaagttattaggtgaacaataggtaagtaaagaaataaaaacaacagtaaaaagatagtgaaacagtagcgaggctataaaagtagcgaggctacatacagacaccgattAGTCAGGCtgtttgaggtagtatgtacatgactgtatagttaaagtgactatgcatatggaTGTACTTCCTCAGCCAGGGAGCGTTACATAAGAAACATGAGGGTATGCAAAACACATTAGACTGTCTCGTCCAGATTAACATGACAGTGACCTGTTCCATTTCAATCTGAATACTGGAAAATCAAGCTGATTTGTTCTTACTTCTATAGGGTCATCGTTTTTAGATAAGAGTGATAGTTAGGTGTCCTCTATCGTGAGGTGTCCTCTATCGTGAGGTGTCCTATATCGAGAAGGACAGAAAACAACAATAGTGTTTACTCTATTCCTTCATTTAGAGAACAGAGAACATTTGCAATGCCCCACTATACAGAATCATTTCATAACCCATATAGAAGTATTGGTTCCTTTTCCACAAAAACCTCTCAACTCAATTACTATGTAACAGGCAACTAAACAGTCTGGTGCTCAAATCAGCAGGATAGTAGTATTTGCTGGATTAATGGTTTCCATACTATGCAAACAAAACCACCAGTGTTCAGGTGTGGTCAATAAATACCATATGTCATAGTCCCTACATTGGAGAAACAGACCCGTTTTCAAAACTTGTTAGCATAGGAAATGGACGTTAACTTTGAACCATAACTTCCCTCCTTTTCCACAGGCATCTGTCTGAACTGCCAGGCCAACACTCAAGGACCCAACAGTGAGGAATGCAAGCCTAGATTCTACTGCAGCTCTGGTGCTGCCACCACCGATGCCTGTGTCCCCTGCCCCTGTTCCAACACCACCTCCACTGGCACCTGTCACATTGGTGAGTAGCCACTATCCCCTGCCTCAGTAGTGCCCTTCTTAGGTCACCATATTAGTACCCTTGCCAGTCAATTCGtcggggtatggactctacaaggtgtcgaaagcatttcaAAGGGATGCTGGTCCATTGACTCcggttggctggatgttctttctTGATACaaaatgggaaactgttgagcgtgaaaaccccagcagcgtttcaGTTTTTTACACACTCAAACCggagcgcctggcacctactaccataccccgttcaaaggcacttcaatcttctgtcttgcccattcaccctctgaatggcggaacacatacacaatccatgtctcaattgtctcccggcttaaaaatccttctttaacctgtctccttcccttcatctacactgatttgaagtggatttaacaggaatcatagctttcacctggattcacctgatcagtaaaatgtcatggaaagagcaggtgttcctaatgttttgtacacccagtgtaGAGTCCCTATTAATCAAATACCATCTCTGTGGGCCTAATAATAAAGATTTGTCGTTCAACTTtcaaaatgtattaccttttaatgtggTATTAACATAACCAagaggcgaaagaaacgcacaccaatttaggcgaggtgctggctagcggagtagaacacttcaAACAATTAATGGAGCGCCGCACagtctaggagctcagatgcaatttAATTCCCAACGTTtccacagacaagctgtcttcatcagggtatattAACATAACCTGTcgtgatgttttcatctgattgtcaatcaCCTCAAAATGCTCCTGTAAGCCTCCTTCGTCCGCTCTAAAATAATCCCCGCATCCGTAGGCATCAGTGCACTGTGCACACGCCATTTGGGGAATGGAAAAAGACATCTGTAACAAAACACCCCAAACATTTGCTTATTTTCATTCATTAGGCCTACACTTGTAACCTGAATCTATGCGTCCACTGAATTGATGCGTCTCAGCCACTCATCTCTGCCTTCACAAAATGTCGAACCATAGCGCATTTTGGAGAGCATTCCACACATTTTCAAGTCCATTCGTTCATTTTTAATGCGGGTGACATGCGGTAACGATAACTTTTAGGCTATTACACTATTATTTATCATGGCATctttgttttaattattgtgaCAGGTTCATGTTCAACCAGGGGGGgggcaccacaacacagcttcttgaattagaggtggcaggtagcctagtggttagagcgttgggccaataactgaaaggttgctagatcgaatccccgagctgacaaggtaaaaatctgtcgttctgcccctgaacaaggtagttaacccgctgttcctaggccgtcattgtaaataagaatttgttcttaactgacttgcctagttaaataaaaaattaaccaGGCAGTAGTAGGGTGATAATGTTGTGTGTGAGGAATCAACAAAAGCCTCAGAGGTTGCCCTGGCAACAGTGACTAATCCACAATGCAGTACCATGAGAGAGAGATTACATGATCTGTGTGTAGCCTCTCTTTTCTCAAAGGTACATAAGGGCTTGACTCATTCATCCTAAGGCTAATATAAAACATtgatttatttgtgtgtgtgtgtgtgtgtgtacatgaaaAGGAAGTGGCTGAGCTGGCTGTAGCAGTAGTTAGGGAGGATGGTACTGGGTAAATATCCAGGTCAGCTTGTTGAGTCAGTATCCGTATGTGAAGGTCATTTGCCTCTCCTAATGATATAAAATGTTTCCCTCTGACAACAGCGTTTCCACTGACAACGACCCAGGGTTAAACCCGACCAATCAGACACTGCCTATAGATAAGAGGTGTTATCACTCATAGACTTTATTGGTCTAGCTCTCATCTAGGATTTGAATTGTCGCTTTGGAAAGTGTGTCTGTTGTGGACACATATTGGTCCATAAGTCAGAAAGAGTTAGATATGGATGATATTAAGCAGACTTAAGCCAGCACACATTTAGGGTACCAATAAGTATGTGGCTATTTTCTCTATTATCTTGCTTAGGAGGGGATCCACACTTACACTAATGACATGTAGAAAGCCTGATTACTGTGCTCAATAATATTTGGTGTCAGACCTCCTGGTACTTAATTGATGTGCTTACAGCAGAAGGGGATATATAACAGTTAGTGAAGCCATTAGGAGAGAAGGAAGGGCACTGTCTAGTAGCATCATATTACTAAGGACCAGAGGCTGGAGGAGAAAGCTGACCCTGGAGGAGACCGACATCTCATGATAATGAGATGTGATGATGATGCTCTAACACAAGGGATCAGTCTTTAGAAACGATTAAAGTGAATTTGATTCCGGGCTGTAAAGACGTGTGTTTGTGGAACAGTGTTTGTTCCACACTTAAGCCATATCTTTCTTTGATTACATCGGTGGTCGTGTGTGGCTCAGAGCATGCTGCTTGCTACGACAAGtgctgtgggttcaattcccactggAGCCACCCACACAAAAACGATTAAGTCACTTTGGGTACATGTTTCTGCTAAAtggcttattattattattattattgtttaatATTTTCTCTGAAACTTTTGGGGTAGCTTTAAAATGTATCTGAGCAACAAAAACAATTGTATTATTAGCTAGGGTACTCTTATATAGCCCTTAAGTAGCCTAAAGTAGACTAGAGACACTGCCATAGGGCTTACGTTTTGCATTGTGCAGTATTACAAACCAATCTGTGTTTGGCATTCTGGTGCCACCTAGTGGTCGTACATCAGCCAAGTCTCTTATGATTTATGAttgacatgtacagttgaagtcggaagtttactacacttacacggaacccaaacctgctgcgcacgtgcgccatcgtgcataaatgtattttgtccccccacaccaaacacgatcacgacacgcaggttaagatatcaaaacaaactctgaaccaattacattaatttggggacaggtcaaaaagcattaaacatgtatggtaatttagctagcttgcacaTGCCAGCtattttgtcctatttagctagcttgctgttgctagctaaattgtcctgggatataaacattgagttgttattttacctgaaatgtacaaggtcctctactctgacaattaatccacacataaaaccgTCAACCGAATAGTTCctagtcatctctccttcttccaggctttttcatctttggatttatatggtgattggcatctaaacgttcatagtattaccacgacaaccggcaaaacagttcgtctttcaatcacccacgtgggtataaccaataaggagatggcacgtgggtacctgcttctataaaccaatgaggagatgggagaggcaggacttctGCGCGACCTgccagaaataggaatgacttctattttagcccttggcaacgcagacactcgttggcacgcgcgagcagtgtgggtgcaataattaaataacatggatttctaaatttattttacaACGCTCACGCACGCGATGTGTCCGGTCTAGTCAGcatgttaggttggagtcattaaaacttgtttttcaaccactcgacaaatgtcttgttaacaaactatagttttggtaagtcggtctactttgtgcatgacacaagtaatttttccaacaattgtttacagacagattatttcacttataattcactgtatcacaactccagtgggtcagaagtttacatacactaagttgaccatgcctttaaacagcttggaaaattccagaaaatgatgtcatggctttagaagcttctgataggctaattgacatcatttgagtcaattggaggcgtacctgtggatgtatttcaaggcctaccttcaaactcagtgcctctttgcttgacatcatggggaaatcaaaagaaatcagtcaagacctgagaaacaaaattgtagacctccacaagtctggttcatccttgggagcaatttccaaacgcctgaaggtaccacgttcatctgtacaaataatagtacgcaagtataaacaccatggcaccacgcagccgtcataccgctcaggaaggagacgtgttctgtctccttgcggtgaacgtattttggtgtgaaaagtgcaaatcaatcccagaacaacagaaaaggaccttgtgaagatgctggaggaaacaggtacaaaagtatctatatccacagtaaaacaagtcctatttcgacaacctgaaaggccgttcagcaaggaaaaagccactgctccaaaaccgccataaaaaagccagactacggtttgcaactgcacatggggacaaatattgtactttttggagaaatgtcttctggtctgatgaaacaaaaatagaattgtttggccataatgaccatcattatgtttggaggaaaaagggggaagcttgcaagccgaagagcaccatcccaacagtgaagcacagggggggaagcatcatgttgtgtgggtgttttgctgcaggagggactggtgcactatacaaaatagatggcatcatgaggcaggaaaattatgtggatatattgaagcaacatatcaagacatcagtcaggaagttaaagcttggtcgcaaatgggtcttccaaatggacaatgaccccaagcatactttcaaagttgtggcaaaatggcttaaggacaacaaagtcaaggtattggagtggccatcacaaagccctgacatcaatcctatagaaaatgtgtaggcagaactgaaaaagcgtgtgcgagcaaggtggcctacaaacctgactcagttacaccagctctgtcaggaagaatgggccagaattcacccaactttttgtgggaagcttgtggaaggctacccgaaacgtttgacccaagataaacaatttaaaggcaatgctaccaaatactaattgagtgtatgtaaacttctgacctactgggaatgtgatgaaagaaagaaaagctgaaataaatcattctctactattattctgacatttcacattcttcaaataaagtggtgatcctaactgacctaagacagggaatttttacttggattaaatgtcaggaattgtgaaaaaccgagtttaaatgtatttggctaagatgtatgtaaacatctgacttcaactgtatttgtgtGTTTTCTTGTTTCCCTAGACTCTGATGGGTTCCCAGTGTGTGACCAGTGCCTGTCTGAATACAGCGGTCAGCAGTGTAAACGGTGCAAGGCTGGATTCTACAGTGCCAACAGTGGGTGTGTCCCCTGCGACTGCAGTGGTAACGCAGACCCAACGCGCCCGGCCCAGCTCTGCCACCCTGACACTGGCCACTGCCTGAGCTGCACCAACAACACCACAGGGCCTCAATGCCAGCTCTGTGCCGCCGGCTTCACAGGGGACGCCCGCGCCCACAACTGCACCCGCCCAGGTAAGGGTCATCCAATCATTTGGTGCAGAGGAGTATTAGTATATTGCATGTGCCATGAGTAGCTGAATACATGCCCATTCACACTGTAAATCATTTGTTTTTTAGCAGCACGGATAATTCCTACGCCAGAGCCCGTGACAACGACCGAGGCCTCTAAAACCCCCACCCCTGCTCCAACCCCCAGCAGCAAGGGCCTGACCTCCACGGTGCCCACCGGTGCTCCCCCCTCTACCACTAACTCCAGCACCCTACTGAGCATAGCCACCACCCAGGCGCTGCTCACCAGCCTGGGCAGCCCCTCAGACAACACCACAGCCGCCCTCACAGAGGTCTCCTGGACCCAGTTCAACGTCATCGTCCTGGCCGTCAtcatcctggtggtggtggtgctgctgGGCTTCGTGGGAGGGGTGTACACCTACCGAGAGTACCAGAATCGCAAGCTCAATGCTCCCTTCTGGACCATCGAGCTGAAGGAGGACAACATCAGCTGCAGCAGTTACCATGACAGCATTCCCAACGCTGACGTATCGGGCTTGCTGGAGGACGAGGCCAACGAGGTGGCGCCCAACGGCCAGCTGGCTCTCACCACCCAGGGCAACTGCTACAAGGCCTAGCCcacagggcagacagacagactgcacaCTGCTaacagactggacacacacacagaggcttcCGGCCTGGCTACCTGCCTCACAGGACAGAGACATGAAATGGATAAAGACTTTCAAAGCTGCTGGACACCAAACCCAAAGCTCCATGTGTAACTCGACTCCCTCtacccagctcctctctccctctgtggaaCAGAAGGAGATTCTGCATAAGGCAATTGGcaccaacagacagacaaatGAAAAAGGGATGGTGTGTTTCTGTTGCTTTTGTCCTGGCAAAAGATTACAAGATTTCGGGCTCCATTTCAGATTGAAGTGATTCACGTAAAATAAGAAGTCAATGAAGGGTCCAAAGAGACGACTGTTTTACTTCAGTTGTGCCTGCAGAGGGCACTGTTAAAGATGTGGATGGTTGTGGTAATGGGCCCATGCAAGAGTATAGGACCGTGTGTCTGTTGTATGGACACTGTTTCTTATGCAGTTCAATGGCCATCAGACCACTCATCAGGAGACTGAGCATTTCAGAACCTTTTAAAACGGACTAACAGTTTAAGTTACATCTTGAACGGAGATCTGGTCCAGACAGTGATTGTTATTTTAATGAATTGTATTTATTGTTTCAAGTTTTGTTCTTGGGATAAATGTTCCACGTGTAAGATGTTTTTCATGGTGTTTAGAACTGTGTGCTATATTGAATGCAAATTGAAAAGTGCAACATTTGTTcatatgtatgtgttttttgttagATATTGGGAAAAGTGACGGCTGCTGGCTTAAATGACCTTGTCTTTTGTTTTGGGTTGTATCCTGTATGAACAATTGCCAGGTCCTTACCTTGAGTATTAACAAGGAGTGTTTTAGATGATGAAACAAACATACATTGTATCCTCTCTCCACTCAGTACTGTGCAGGGCAGTAGGTCCCATTGCTTGTTATGATCATCACATTGACTTTTTTTTACTGATGGAGTGCTAATCTGCTGGTTTGAGAAAGGCCTACCTCTACGGAAGGTGTTGAACACATTCTTGCTCAAAAAGTAGCTCTAGTCCAGTTAAGCTGGTTTCATTAAGTAATCCAAATCTAGGACAAAATGATTCTAGCCTTCATTTCTTATAGTCTTATATCAGTACAAAATAGACCGATCTTGGTAATGTGTTGCCGGCAGCAACACTATTAATCCTGCTCGTGCATTTATGTTGTTTATAAACTACAATGATATCTAGGATTTGTTTCTGTAAAAATGAATTCATGGGTTAAGTTATTAAGGGAACTGACTCCTCAGGTACTGCTTCTTTCCCCAGTGTGATCACTGTAAATAAGAGTAGGAcattgtacagatgaatgtgaatAGGATCATTATTATTGTACAGGTAGAGTGCGGTGTACACTCAGAACAGTCGGTACGGTTACACTTAAAGGCTCCAATATGGTCTGGGCACAGTCCACACAGGAAATTAATTATAAATTGACCTACCCTCTGTATTGTCTTGCAGGATACATGTCATCATCCCTAACTACTGATTTCAATTAAATTATTCATGGTAAATTGTGTAAATACCACAAACTGAAAATTTCACATACAATGCTAAATAAAATTGGGTCTCTTGGTTAGTCTGTAACTGCTCCTTCATATTTGCATGTTTACCCTACCTGGAGGTTTAGTTTGTTATTCTTTCACAGCGGCTGTGTTTCTGTGTTAGAGTCATTTCAGTGCTAATGAAGTGTATTTTtgtagtatttttattttatttaaccaggcaagtcagttaagaacaaattcttatttacaatgacggcctacaccggccaaacccagtcgacgctgggccaatcgtgcaccgccctatgggactcccaatcacagccggttgtgatacagcctggatttgaaccagggtgtttgtagtgacgcctcaagcactgagatgcagtgccttagaccgctgcgccactcacgAGCCTAGGTTCAATAGAGAAGACTGCTCTGAATGTTTTCTTTCTTATTAAAGCTagaatctgtagttgctacatccatttttggacttataaatgaatgatatatatatatacccattgatgcTTGAAGAAGATTATAAGTCTCTCATCACCTTAGTTCAGCTGTTGTAcatcatcagaacccaaaataaaagcttgttttactccaatgtttggaaacaacattgtaaacaaacactgtgtagcctcaacatggttaaaactatacatTTGAAACACTATATATATCTACAAAAGTATGCAGACACCTATTCAAATGactggattcagctatttcagccacacccattgctgacaggtgtataagcaacgtcaacacaagaactgttcgtcggaagcttcatgaaatgggtttccacggctaagcagctgcacacaagcctaagatcaccagacgcaatgccaagcgttggctggagtggtgtaaagctcaccatcattggactccggagcagtgaaaatgcgttctctggagtgatgaatctcacttcaccatctggtagtcttaacggacaaatctgggtttggcagacgCAAGAAGAATAATGatggtctggggcagtttttcatggttcgggccccttagttccagtgaagggaaatctcaaTGTTACAgcacatacaatgacattctagacaattctgtgcttccaactttgtggtaacagtttggggaaggccttttcctttttcagcatgacaatgtcccaatGCACAAAgtcaggtccatacagaaatggtttgtcgagatcggtgtggaagaaattgactggcctgcacagagtcctgacctcaaccccattgaacacctttgggatgaattggaacgccgactacaagctaggcctaatcgcccaacaccagtgcccaacctcactaatgctcgtggctgaatggaagcaagtccccgcagcaatgttccaacatctagtggaaagccttcccagaagtgtggaggctgttatagcagcaaagggggaaccaactccatataaaTTCCcacgattttggaatgagatgtttgacgagcaggtgtgcacatacttttggtcatttagtgtatcatggatagtcagtccttgcatccatagctcggtctatgaatttgagagtggcaAAATTTCTCCAGCTCCATCCCTTAGTTTTTTTTAGAAAACAGGTGGTGGGGAGTTCTTCGTTAGTGTTTCAATTAAGAATTCTAGCTTTAAGTTGCATAACTTAATTCATTTTGCATCCTTTTTGTGGGCATACGTGGCAACACAGCAAAATGTTTTCATGTGTACATGGCCCGGTACTGTGTAGCAGTAGCTCCACCTCAGCTGGTGCACCGTTGGTGGGAGCTGCCAGCCCGGGCAGCAGCCGGCTAGGAGAGGACCATGCAGCTAGACCCCCACGAATTGAGTGTGTCCCAGCAGATGGGCAGGGTCATCATCCATGTGGCAGACAGGGTGAATATCCCCTTGGAGGTTTTGGATGAGCAGGACTTTCAGAGAAAACAAGGAAACTCATCTAGTGTTGGCAGTTGTGTGGGGCTGACTGGAGGTTGGCCAGAATCTGCCTACTACTCACAATGGGACTGCCTGGCCCTTCACAATGGGGTTGTGTTTCAGCTATGGAAGGAGATTACGTGTGATGCATAGGTCTGGCAGTTCCTTGTACCCAGTTCCCTTCAAGCCCATGTCCTTCGAGCTGTACGTGAGGCAGTGGGGGAGGGTCACTCCCAGAAGACCGAGACCCTCCCAACGCCTGAGAGAAGTTCTATTGAGTTTGCTGTCATCCCATCTACACTCAGTGGCTGTGTGTTGAAGGTGAAAATCAAGCAGAGGAGAGTGACTGGCAATCGTGGTCAAGGCCGCTGTGGTGATACTACTGTTTTCTTGGAAACTGATGGCTTCTACGGATCTGGCATCTGGATGGACCTGTATTCCTCTAGCCACAAC
This window of the Salvelinus fontinalis isolate EN_2023a chromosome 28, ASM2944872v1, whole genome shotgun sequence genome carries:
- the LOC129826142 gene encoding multiple epidermal growth factor-like domains protein 9; translated protein: MRLTALMMYISPALLFILYIGFSDAAPRINSYNASPISRKPRSASESLEQLHTTLPNRLPEDRFVLGLVTGLTPSPTIVSARATSKTIQVSTIPVSPTATTIQPPTTDPITPKPSIEIISTPTQQIMALSSRTSNSSKRSTDARSVFPPEKTLQTMVSMVSQRTTNDAWSSDNIDAKITSDNSQESLCNCSSEGVLDVDDCDKKTGQCVCMPGYTGLLCEDCEEGHFTNGTTGCEPCGCDSYGAVNHLCDSSGMCVCKTGVYGPKCDECHPGFFRFSSTGCQPCQCNSLTNYCHPQSGICLNCQANTQGPNSEECKPRFYCSSGAATTDACVPCPCSNTTSTGTCHIDSDGFPVCDQCLSEYSGQQCKRCKAGFYSANSGCVPCDCSGNADPTRPAQLCHPDTGHCLSCTNNTTGPQCQLCAAGFTGDARAHNCTRPAARIIPTPEPVTTTEASKTPTPAPTPSSKGLTSTVPTGAPPSTTNSSTLLSIATTQALLTSLGSPSDNTTAALTEVSWTQFNVIVLAVIILVVVVLLGFVGGVYTYREYQNRKLNAPFWTIELKEDNISCSSYHDSIPNADVSGLLEDEANEVAPNGQLALTTQGNCYKA